The Planctomycetota bacterium sequence GTCGTTCAACGCCTTGGCCGACGTGATGCCGGCGGGCTTGTCAATGACCAGGAACCCGTCCAGCATTGGTCGACGCTACGGCCCTTTACGTCGCTGTATCAGCTTGGAAACCGTGCGAAACTCTGTTACTTTTGCGTAATGGGTCGAAAACTGCAATCGGTAGCTTTGCTTGCCTGTGGCTCGATCACGCCGCTCGTTGGAGCTGACGTGTTTGTGGAGGGAAGCGTCTCCCGCGATGGTGTCGTCCTACCCAACGGGCCTGTTACTTCCGGAGTGTTGAGCGGCAACGTGTTCGAAGTCGGCAACGAGTTCGGCAACGGCAGCCTTCGCTATCTCGACGGCGTCGGCGTCATCGGCCAAGAACTGATCATCGGTGTCCAGAATCCAGGCCTTGTCGAGGTCGACGGATTTCTTGCCCGCGTCGCTGGGCCGACTGGATTCGGCGACCCACTCGTTGCCCTCGGCAATGCGCAACTCGAGATCAAAAACGGCGGCGAGTTCGCCGCCTTCGACATCACCGACCAGTCTTCTGCCAATTCGTTCACAAACTCCGTGATCACCGTCGACGGCTCCGGCTCGACGCTCACGACCCAGATGCTGGAGCTCGGAATCAGTCCGCTTCGACTATCCCAGCTGACCATCAGCAATGGCGCCCGCCTCGACTCCGGCAATGCCTTCCTCGGCGGGCAGAGTTCGTCTTCTGGCGTTGTGATTGCCGAAGTGACCGGCGTCGGCTCGGTCCTCACGGTCCAGTCGCCGCTGGTCGTCGGAGCGAGATCTTCGCTGACCATCCGCAACGGTGGGACCGTTGCAACGAACTTCACCGCAGTTCAAGGCTCGCTCACGTTGGACGGCGGCCTCTTGCTGGCCAACGGGAGTGGCGGCGCGCCGCAGCTCTCATTGGACGGCACCCTCAGAGGTGATGGCCTCGTCGGGCAGGAACTTCAGATGGACCTCAACGCACGGCTCAGCGTTGGGCCGGGTCAGACGCTCACCTTCAATGCCCCGTTCGCCCTGCACGATCTCAGCGGGGTGACCACAGTCGACGCTGGCACGCTTGAGTTCATTCAAGGCGATGCGAGCCTTTTTCCTAGTGGGAGCATTGTCGCGAGCAACGCGACCCTCGCCGCCGATCAGTGGTTCCTCGGTGGTCCGCTGAGCGTCGTCGGTGGCGGGACGACAGAGGTGTTCGGCCGCATCCAGACCAGTCCTGTTCAAGATGGTGGAGCCGTCCGCGTCGCCGAGAACAGCACCGTTCGTTTCTTTGCCAACTTCGTCAACAACGACGAAGTCGACGTTCGACCGGGAAGCACAGCAACGTTTCTCGACGTGGTGCAGGGCAATGGCTCGTTCGTGGGCGGCGGGGATTTCGTATTCCTCGGAACGCTCGCCCCCGGCAACAGCCCGGCCGAAGTCTCATTCCAAGGCGATGTCACGCTCGGCACCTCTTCCACGCTCGACATCGAACTCGCCGGCCTGACCAACGGCAGCTTCGACCGACTCGACGTGTCCGGCGACGCCGCGATCGCTGGCAGTCTCGTCGTGACGGCGATCGACGGCTTTCAGCCATTGCCGGGCGACAGTTTCGAGATCATCGCCGCCGATGCGGTGGCCGGGACGTTCGATGCAGTCACAAATGCTTTCGGCCTCGTCGGCCTCGGGCTCGACGTCGACTACTTCACCGATGCCGTCGTGCTGGAACCGACGCGCCTGCTCGACGGCGACGCCAATTTCGACGGCGTCGTCGACCTGGCCGACTTTGGACTGCTCCGTGCCGGTTTCGGAGATTCCGGCCGCAACGCCGCTGATTTCAACCTCGACGGCACCGTCGACCTGGCCGACTTCGGAATCCTCCGTGCCTTCTTCGGCCAGAGCCTCGGTGGCGATCTCGGAGCCAGGGCTGGCGACCTCGCCATGATGGACGCTTGGGCCGCGACCGTGCCCGAGCCGGCGAGCGTGGCCTTGCTCGTTCCGGCCGGTTTGACGCTGCTGCGACGCAGGCGGTCGTAACCTTCGGGCATGACGCCTGCCCTTCGAGACGACCTCCGCAGCACGCTCGAGTCCATCCGCAACGACGGCCTGTACAAGGCCGAGCGATTGCTCTCGACACCGCAGGGCGCGTCGGCTGGCGTCGCGCCAGCGTCCGGCGTCCACGGCAGTCAGGCGAGTGACGTACCGGACGAGGTCCTCGTGCTGTGTGCCAACAACTACCTCGGCCTCGCGCAGCATCCCGCCATCGCGGAGGCGGCCCGACGGGGTCTCGACGAGTTCGGCTTCGGCCTGGCCAGCGTCCGCTTCATTTGCGGCACGCAGACCATCCACAAGCAGCTCGAAGATCAGATCAGCCGGTTCCTCCAGACCGACGACACGATCCTCTACAACTCCTGCTTCGACGCCAATGGCGGTTTGTTCGAGACACTGCTTGGCCCGGAAGACGCGGTCGTCAGCGACGCGCTCAACCACGCCTCCATCATCGACGGCATCCGTCTCTGCAAGGCCAAGCGCTTTCGCTACGCGAACAACAATCCCGTCGATCTCGAAGCCAAGCTGAAAGAAGCTCGCGACGGCGGAGCGCGCCACGTTTTGATTGCGACGGACGGCATCTTCTCGATGGACGGCACGATCGCTCGGCTCGACAAGGTGTGCGACCTCGCCGACAAGTACGACGCACTCGTGATGGTCGACGACTGCCACGCGACCGGCTTCGTCGGTGAGACCGGCAGGGGCACGCACGAGCATTGCGGCGTGATGGGTCGCGTCGACATCATCACCGGTACGCTCGGCAAAGCCCTCGGCGGCGCGTCGGGCGGCTTCACCAGTGGCCGGGCGGAAATCGTCGAGCTGCTGCGTCAGCGCTCGCGTCCGTACTTATTCAGCAACACGATCGCCCCGCCGCTGGTGACGGGCGCAATGAAGGCGATCGAGCTGGCGGAGACGGAGTCGTCGCTTCGCGAGCAGCTGCGTGAAAACACCGCCTTTTTCCGCCACGCGATGACCGACGCCGGCTTTGACATCCTCCCCGGCGAGCACCCGATCGTCCCCGTCATGCTCGGTGACGCCGCCCTGGCCGCTCGGTTCGCCGACGCAATGCTCACCTGCGGCATCTACGTCATCGGCTTCAGCTACCCCGTCGTCCCCAAGGGCCAAGCCCGCATCCGATGCCAGATGTCGGCCGCCCACACACGCGACGATCTGCAGCGGGCCGTCGACGCGTTCATCGACGTGAAAGAGCAGCTCGCCTCCTGAGTCTCACGCCGGAGACGAGCGTCGGTACAGCACACGAAACCGCCTGACCTCCGGCTCCATCGGGTCGTGCAGATCTTCGAAGCGGTCGAGTGTGAGGTCGCCTTCCAACGGGCGAAGGTCGTTACGCGACAGCGGCCAAGGTGGACCGTCGACGTCGGCATCGTCGTCGCGTCCGCGGCACTGGAGGAGCAGTCGTCCATCTGCAGCGAGGAGCCGCGGCAGCTGCCGCATCACGGCCGAGCGCTGCGGGTCGAGGAGCGCCTGAAGCGTGTACGACTCGAAGACGAAGTCGAAGCTGCCACGCCATGTTACTGGAGGATTGGCCGCGTCCGCGACCACGTACTCGACACGAGACTCAGGCCAACGTCGCTGGCACCACTCGATGGCGGTCGCTGACAAGTCGAACGCGACGATCGACGTCGCTCGTGGCGCCAGGGCCTCCGCGTCTTCGCCCAAGCCACATCCGACGACGAGAATGCGGCCGAGATCGCCGGGGTTCGAGTCGAGCCAATCGACGAGCATCGGATTCGGCCGATCGTCCGCCCACGGGACGCCGTCGACGTTGCCGTCGGCTTGCTGGTAGAGCGGCTCGAACCAGGCCGACGAGTCGCCAGCAGCGACCGCCTGACGGCTGAGCGCTTTCGCGCGTTCGCGTGCGTCACTTGGCAAGCGTGCGCCCTTTCGACTCAAGATGGTCACGAATTGCAGCCACGAGATCCGCGTCGCGCTCAGCATCAAACGGCCGGCCGTCGAGCTTCTCGGCTGGGTGGAGCCAGATCGGCTTCGTGATCAAGTCGGACGGCTCGTCGGCGTAACGCGGGATGATGTGGGCGTGGAGCTCGGGCTCCTGATTGCCGTAGATCGCATAGTTGATTCGCCGGCAGCCGGTCGCTGCCAGTACTGCGTCGCCCAAGGCAGCGACGTCACTCAGGAAGGCGAGTCGTGACGGCTCATCCAGGTCGTTCAACGTCGGAACCACCGGGTCGGCCATCAGCACGCACCAACCTCGCGGGTACTGCCGATCGGACATCACAGCCCATCCGGACACGAGGCGAGCAACGACCGCCGGATGTTCACCGCGATGAGCGCGGGCGATGCTGTTGGCAATGCCAGCCATGTTCGACCATTGGCACGTGCAAAGGTTCAGTCGATGTAGTCGACGTCGCCCTTGCGATCCATCGCGAGGTTGGCTAATCGATCGGCCAGCTTGTTCTGGTCGCGGAGCTTGTGCACGAACGACACCTTGCCGAGCTTCTTGGCGAGCGAGGAGGCCTGTTCGAAAAGCGGTTTGAGCTTCTCGTTCTTGACGCGGTACTGGCCTTTCATCTGTTTGATGACAAGCTCGCTGTCGCCGCGGACAGTGGTCTGCGACGCGCCGAGATCGACTGCTTTTTGCAACGCGAAGACAAGGCCCGAGTATTCGGCAACGTTGTTCGTCGCTCGCCCAACGAATCGCCCGGCTGTCACTAGCGGCGTCGACTCGTCGCGTGCATCGCGCACGACCACGCCGAACC is a genomic window containing:
- the kbl gene encoding glycine C-acetyltransferase, whose protein sequence is MTPALRDDLRSTLESIRNDGLYKAERLLSTPQGASAGVAPASGVHGSQASDVPDEVLVLCANNYLGLAQHPAIAEAARRGLDEFGFGLASVRFICGTQTIHKQLEDQISRFLQTDDTILYNSCFDANGGLFETLLGPEDAVVSDALNHASIIDGIRLCKAKRFRYANNNPVDLEAKLKEARDGGARHVLIATDGIFSMDGTIARLDKVCDLADKYDALVMVDDCHATGFVGETGRGTHEHCGVMGRVDIITGTLGKALGGASGGFTSGRAEIVELLRQRSRPYLFSNTIAPPLVTGAMKAIELAETESSLREQLRENTAFFRHAMTDAGFDILPGEHPIVPVMLGDAALAARFADAMLTCGIYVIGFSYPVVPKGQARIRCQMSAAHTRDDLQRAVDAFIDVKEQLAS
- a CDS encoding class I SAM-dependent methyltransferase, which encodes MPSDARERAKALSRQAVAAGDSSAWFEPLYQQADGNVDGVPWADDRPNPMLVDWLDSNPGDLGRILVVGCGLGEDAEALAPRATSIVAFDLSATAIEWCQRRWPESRVEYVVADAANPPVTWRGSFDFVFESYTLQALLDPQRSAVMRQLPRLLAADGRLLLQCRGRDDDADVDGPPWPLSRNDLRPLEGDLTLDRFEDLHDPMEPEVRRFRVLYRRSSPA
- a CDS encoding ribonuclease HI family protein encodes the protein MHLIVEFDGGSRGNPGPAGFGVVVRDARDESTPLVTAGRFVGRATNNVAEYSGLVFALQKAVDLGASQTTVRGDSELVIKQMKGQYRVKNEKLKPLFEQASSLAKKLGKVSFVHKLRDQNKLADRLANLAMDRKGDVDYID